The DNA sequence ATGACACAGGGCATCCAGATAGTCGGTGGTGACGCCGGGCTGAACATGGGGTTCAATCATTTGCAGCACGCGCGCGGCCAGATGCCCGGCGGCGCGCGCCTTGGCGATGCCTTCAGGAGATTTTATAAACGAATTATTGCTCATTGGTGCTCTTCCTTGTTGTCACGCCATCATTAAGTAGTGTCTTTATGCCATCGAACTGCTCGTTCGATTCCGTGCTGGCTTTTACCAATAGCTGGCAGATATCACGGTGAGAAAGGTCTGGATGCATTTCCATCAGCATGCCGACTTTCATCCAATGCTCGGCCTGAGCATTCATTGAACGGGTAAAGGCCATGC is a window from the Ewingella sp. CoE-038-23 genome containing:
- a CDS encoding ParD-like family protein, with the translated sequence MGIIKISEMMHENLRIASMAFTRSMNAQAEHWMKVGMLMEMHPDLSHRDICQLLVKASTESNEQFDGIKTLLNDGVTTRKSTNEQ